In Arthrobacter ramosus, one DNA window encodes the following:
- a CDS encoding NIPSNAP family protein produces the protein MTFEMRTYTSTEGRMEDLLTRFRDHTLQLFTEHGIQSLGYWHPVDQDDVLVYLVQHEGDPEANWEAFRTDPRWLKARAASTENGEIVAGVESVYLKSTDFSPLR, from the coding sequence GTGACCTTTGAAATGCGTACCTACACATCTACCGAGGGTCGGATGGAGGACCTGCTGACCCGGTTCCGGGATCACACCCTCCAGCTCTTCACCGAGCACGGGATTCAGAGCCTTGGCTACTGGCATCCTGTGGATCAGGACGACGTTCTGGTCTACCTTGTGCAGCACGAGGGCGACCCCGAGGCCAACTGGGAAGCCTTCAGAACCGATCCCCGTTGGCTAAAGGCCCGTGCTGCCTCCACTGAAAACGGTGAGATCGTCGCAGGCGTCGAGTCCGTGTACCTGAAGTCGACAGATTTCTCCCCGCTGCGCTAA
- a CDS encoding RbsD/FucU family protein yields MINYELIHPTLLEALAQSGHGTQILIADGNYPHNTGGPTGAVRVPLNLRPGLLSVDQILEVLVTAIPIEAAAVMSPPDGNDPPAVRGYRELLGPSVPVTSYPRFDFYDAARSPSVAVIVASGDIRQYANLLLTIGVKTSAG; encoded by the coding sequence GTGATCAACTACGAACTCATTCATCCGACCCTCCTGGAGGCCCTGGCGCAATCGGGTCATGGCACACAGATTCTCATCGCGGATGGAAACTACCCCCACAACACTGGCGGGCCGACCGGCGCCGTTCGTGTACCGCTGAACCTCCGGCCCGGGCTCCTGAGCGTGGACCAGATCCTCGAAGTGCTTGTTACAGCCATACCCATCGAGGCTGCGGCGGTGATGAGCCCGCCGGACGGCAACGATCCCCCGGCAGTTCGTGGCTACAGGGAACTTCTCGGCCCCTCGGTGCCCGTGACATCCTATCCCCGGTTTGATTTCTATGACGCCGCCCGTAGTCCGAGCGTGGCCGTCATTGTCGCCAGCGGGGACATCCGGCAGTATGCAAACCTGCTCCTGACTATCGGTGTGAAAACAAGTGCAGGATGA
- a CDS encoding aldo/keto reductase yields MSTRTIAGTSVEIPTLGFGAAPIGNLYREVSHREAVDAVVAAWDRGIRYFDTAPHYGLGLSERRVGEALGGRPRNEYILSTKVGRLLRPNPAPTGRDTDGFDVPDDLTRVRDYSRDGVMRSIEESLDRLDTDRIDIVYIHDPDDYWAEALDGAVPALASLRDQGVIGAYGVGMNQVEMLHRFVMESDINVIMLAGRYTLLEQGAAAELIPACIERHVSIVNVGVFNSGLLSKNRVSPDATFNYERAPDDLVGRATELAEICEAHGTTLPAAAIAFSFQNPAVTSVVLGMRTPEQVKRNLDLTEVPVPGALWDELRHRGLIL; encoded by the coding sequence GTGAGTACGCGTACCATTGCGGGAACGAGCGTTGAGATACCAACTCTGGGCTTCGGCGCAGCCCCCATCGGAAACCTTTACCGGGAGGTCTCCCATCGGGAAGCCGTCGATGCGGTAGTCGCTGCGTGGGACCGAGGCATCCGCTACTTTGACACCGCGCCTCATTATGGGCTCGGACTTTCCGAACGCCGAGTGGGCGAAGCGCTGGGAGGGCGTCCCCGGAACGAATACATCCTTTCAACCAAAGTGGGCCGATTGCTGCGCCCGAACCCGGCACCGACAGGGCGTGACACTGATGGCTTCGACGTGCCCGATGATTTGACCCGGGTCCGGGACTACTCCCGCGATGGCGTGATGCGCTCCATTGAAGAGAGCCTGGACCGTCTGGATACCGATCGGATCGATATCGTCTACATCCATGACCCGGACGACTACTGGGCTGAAGCCCTCGACGGTGCCGTTCCCGCACTGGCCTCGCTCCGGGACCAGGGCGTAATCGGCGCGTACGGCGTTGGCATGAACCAGGTCGAAATGCTGCACCGGTTCGTTATGGAGAGCGACATCAATGTCATCATGCTCGCCGGACGATACACCTTGCTGGAGCAAGGCGCCGCCGCTGAGCTTATCCCCGCCTGTATCGAACGGCACGTAAGTATCGTCAACGTCGGCGTCTTCAACTCGGGTTTGCTCTCCAAGAACAGAGTCTCACCCGATGCCACCTTCAACTATGAGCGGGCGCCGGACGATCTCGTTGGCCGGGCGACTGAGCTGGCCGAAATCTGTGAGGCCCACGGTACAACGCTACCCGCCGCTGCCATCGCCTTCTCTTTCCAGAATCCAGCGGTCACCAGTGTTGTCCTGGGCATGCGCACCCCCGAACAGGTGAAACGGAACCTGGACCTCACGGAGGTTCCTGTACCGGGCGCCCTCTGGGACGAGCTGCGCCATCGCGGCCTCATCCTCTGA
- a CDS encoding NAD-dependent epimerase/dehydratase family protein encodes MSTVLVTGATGFIGSRLVRQLRENHDVIAFARGKVTEASVSLRGDFSVAEDLAQLDGYDIDAVVHLAGVTGGSSEEDAFRVNVAGSRRFFRYAIDRGINHFVVASSIAAAGCLSDEFLPSDLPIPDDHPGRAFDAYGLSKSLMESTIRYFGRTDPGLEFTVFRIGAVLPEEAEPAKPEALQTMNWPFCQMGTIAASDVVDAIALAATHPIGPGVRQMNLVAPLAGAPIPTAEALRAVLGAKADVLDLSFYESPGNSDGPLYAVDRLYHVYGFRPRVNVRTMRNFAHDQYPFLPQQGAQSDEVSPYWKGAANGI; translated from the coding sequence GTGAGCACAGTGCTTGTCACCGGGGCGACAGGGTTTATCGGATCCAGGCTCGTCCGTCAGCTACGCGAAAATCATGACGTTATCGCCTTTGCCAGGGGGAAAGTCACAGAAGCTTCGGTGAGCCTTCGCGGCGACTTTTCCGTTGCCGAGGATCTCGCTCAGCTCGATGGATACGACATCGACGCCGTTGTGCACCTGGCGGGCGTTACGGGGGGCAGCTCAGAGGAAGACGCCTTCCGTGTCAATGTGGCCGGGTCCCGCCGGTTTTTCCGGTACGCCATCGACCGCGGGATAAATCACTTCGTGGTGGCAAGTTCCATCGCCGCCGCTGGTTGTCTCTCGGATGAGTTCCTTCCCTCGGACCTGCCCATCCCGGATGACCATCCTGGCCGTGCCTTTGATGCGTATGGTCTCTCGAAGTCCCTGATGGAGTCCACCATCAGGTATTTCGGACGAACTGACCCCGGCCTCGAGTTCACGGTTTTCCGCATCGGTGCCGTGCTGCCGGAGGAGGCGGAACCTGCAAAACCGGAGGCCCTGCAGACAATGAACTGGCCGTTTTGCCAGATGGGGACCATCGCCGCATCCGATGTTGTCGATGCCATTGCCCTGGCAGCCACGCACCCCATCGGCCCCGGAGTGCGGCAAATGAACCTCGTCGCACCGTTGGCCGGAGCCCCCATCCCAACAGCCGAAGCCCTGCGCGCTGTGCTCGGCGCCAAAGCCGATGTCTTGGATCTTTCGTTCTATGAAAGCCCCGGCAACTCCGATGGCCCGTTGTACGCCGTCGACCGGCTATACCACGTTTATGGTTTCCGCCCACGGGTCAACGTGCGGACAATGCGCAACTTTGCCCACGACCAGTATCCATTTCTTCCCCAGCAAGGAGCACAATCCGATGAAGTTAGCCCGTATTGGAAAGGAGCAGCAAATGGAATTTGA
- a CDS encoding L-fuconate dehydratase, translating into MTTITGFDVYDVRFPTSSSADGSDAMNKDADYSAAYIVLHTDDPDTFGCGFTFTIGRGNDICAAAIEQRALPLLGREAAQLCDTPGTTYRMLKQDSQLRWLGPDKGVEHLALGAVMNAVWDMAARRAGLPLWKLLAGMTPEQLVDATDLSYLSDVLTRDEAIDMLAKLELTKQERIDQLEWTGYPCYTTSAGWLGYSDDKLRRLCQEAVDEGYRHIKLKVGANLEDDIRRLGIAREVIGPDANLMIDANQVWDVPEAIAWVRELAQFKPLWIEEPTSPDDILGHAAVRDAVAPVGVATGEHGMNRVLFKQLFQANAIDYCQLDACRLASVNEILAVQLMAAKFGIPVNPHAGGVGLCELVQHLSIFDFIAVSGDLAGRVTEFVDHLHEHFTDPCLVSDGAYVLPSKPGYSAQMFQASLDRFAYPNGSFWAATPRGSAERSRRARRVAEGTAFASVRSGEIS; encoded by the coding sequence ATGACAACCATTACCGGATTCGACGTTTACGACGTTAGATTCCCCACCTCATCGTCCGCCGACGGCTCCGATGCAATGAACAAGGATGCCGACTATTCGGCCGCCTATATTGTGCTGCACACGGACGACCCGGACACCTTCGGGTGCGGGTTCACCTTCACTATTGGTCGAGGTAATGATATCTGTGCGGCGGCCATCGAGCAGCGGGCACTGCCGCTGCTAGGACGCGAAGCCGCGCAGCTCTGTGATACTCCCGGTACGACATACCGGATGTTGAAACAGGATTCCCAGCTCCGCTGGCTGGGCCCGGACAAAGGCGTGGAACATCTGGCTCTGGGCGCGGTCATGAACGCGGTCTGGGACATGGCGGCGCGAAGGGCCGGATTACCACTGTGGAAACTCCTTGCCGGAATGACGCCCGAACAGTTGGTGGACGCAACAGATCTCAGCTACCTGTCCGATGTCCTGACCCGCGATGAAGCCATTGACATGCTGGCCAAACTGGAGCTGACCAAGCAAGAACGCATCGACCAGCTGGAGTGGACCGGATATCCCTGCTACACAACGTCCGCCGGCTGGCTCGGCTACTCTGACGATAAGCTCCGACGGTTGTGCCAGGAGGCCGTCGATGAAGGCTACCGGCACATCAAACTGAAAGTCGGTGCCAATCTCGAGGACGACATTCGCCGACTTGGCATCGCCCGGGAAGTTATTGGTCCCGACGCCAACCTCATGATCGACGCCAACCAGGTTTGGGACGTCCCGGAAGCGATCGCCTGGGTCCGCGAACTGGCCCAGTTCAAACCGTTGTGGATCGAAGAACCCACCAGTCCCGACGATATTCTTGGGCATGCGGCGGTCCGGGATGCGGTCGCTCCGGTCGGAGTTGCCACCGGAGAACACGGAATGAACCGGGTGCTCTTCAAGCAGCTCTTTCAAGCCAACGCCATCGATTACTGTCAGCTGGATGCGTGCCGGCTGGCCAGCGTAAATGAAATTCTCGCTGTGCAGCTAATGGCTGCCAAGTTCGGGATTCCGGTCAACCCGCACGCAGGTGGGGTTGGGTTGTGCGAACTTGTACAGCATTTGTCCATTTTTGACTTCATTGCGGTGTCCGGCGATCTGGCGGGTCGGGTCACCGAATTCGTCGACCACCTCCACGAACACTTCACTGACCCGTGCCTGGTCTCCGACGGAGCGTACGTCCTACCCTCCAAACCCGGCTATTCGGCACAAATGTTCCAGGCTTCACTGGACCGTTTTGCCTACCCGAACGGCTCGTTCTGGGCCGCTACGCCCAGGGGATCAGCGGAACGGAGCAGACGAGCGAGGCGCGTAGCCGAGGGAACCGCCTTCGCCTCGGTTAGATCCGGGGAAATATCGTGA
- a CDS encoding FadR/GntR family transcriptional regulator has translation MTTAAMSQTEVVISGIKEMLSSGRLVPGERLPIEKDLAASLEVSRGSLREGIRALSTMGIIETRQGAGTFVTQLEPAELLSAMEFWVSLQEGEQAGEVHAVRRSLETEAAGAAARRISQEDLERAEAVLMVADAAINADPTDHETALKADMEFHRLIAEASGNRVLSALIEALSGRTLRGRMWRSTHDKPGLRDTHREHLEILGALRLHDPERARVRMASHLYAVEDYVRDIPPGALADAEAPEI, from the coding sequence ATGACAACTGCAGCGATGTCCCAGACCGAGGTGGTCATCAGCGGGATCAAGGAGATGCTTTCGAGCGGGCGGCTGGTTCCCGGCGAGCGGCTACCGATTGAGAAGGACCTGGCTGCTTCACTGGAAGTCTCCCGCGGCTCGCTGCGTGAGGGCATCCGCGCCCTGTCGACTATGGGAATAATTGAAACCCGGCAGGGGGCGGGTACTTTCGTCACTCAGCTGGAGCCCGCGGAACTCCTGTCCGCCATGGAGTTCTGGGTCAGTCTGCAGGAAGGTGAACAGGCGGGAGAGGTCCACGCCGTCCGACGGTCCCTGGAGACGGAGGCTGCCGGTGCCGCTGCGCGGAGGATCTCGCAGGAGGATCTGGAACGGGCCGAAGCTGTTCTCATGGTGGCCGATGCCGCGATCAATGCGGATCCAACGGACCACGAGACGGCCTTGAAAGCCGATATGGAGTTCCACCGTCTCATCGCCGAGGCCTCGGGAAACCGGGTCCTGTCGGCTCTGATCGAGGCGTTGTCGGGGCGGACTCTCCGCGGCCGAATGTGGCGCTCTACCCACGACAAACCCGGCCTGAGGGACACCCACCGGGAACATCTGGAAATACTCGGCGCCCTGCGGCTGCACGATCCCGAACGCGCCCGAGTCCGCATGGCAAGCCATCTGTATGCCGTTGAAGACTATGTGCGGGACATCCCGCCTGGCGCCCTGGCCGATGCTGAGGCGCCTGAAATCTGA
- a CDS encoding SDR family NAD(P)-dependent oxidoreductase, which produces MEFEGLKAIVTGGASGIGAATVEYLQDRACKVAVLDLNPEGAPGGSVGIHCDISNTESVNAAVDQAAQHLGGIDIVINNAGIGAQGDITANDDTEWARVLNTNVVGIARVTRAALPHLRESRNAAIVNTSSIAATAGLQQRALYSACKGAVHSLTLAMAADHVGEGIRVNCVSPGTADTPWVARLLDSAPDAQAERAALNARQPHGRLVAATEVAAAIGYLASPLNGSAVGVSLAVDGGMGGLRLRSK; this is translated from the coding sequence ATGGAATTTGAAGGACTTAAGGCAATAGTTACCGGCGGGGCGTCTGGTATCGGCGCCGCAACGGTGGAATACCTGCAGGACCGTGCGTGTAAAGTCGCAGTTCTGGACTTGAACCCCGAAGGTGCACCAGGAGGATCTGTGGGGATTCACTGCGACATATCGAACACTGAGTCAGTCAATGCCGCCGTGGACCAGGCGGCACAGCACCTGGGCGGTATCGACATCGTGATTAACAACGCCGGAATCGGGGCTCAGGGCGATATAACAGCCAACGACGACACAGAATGGGCGCGAGTACTGAACACCAACGTTGTTGGAATCGCCCGCGTGACGCGAGCTGCCTTGCCGCACCTGCGGGAGTCCCGGAATGCCGCGATCGTCAACACGTCTTCCATCGCCGCCACGGCGGGGTTGCAACAGCGGGCGTTGTACTCCGCATGCAAGGGCGCCGTGCACTCACTCACCTTGGCGATGGCGGCAGACCACGTCGGGGAAGGTATCAGGGTGAACTGCGTCAGTCCCGGCACTGCCGACACCCCGTGGGTCGCCCGGCTGCTTGACTCCGCGCCTGACGCGCAAGCGGAGCGTGCCGCGCTGAATGCCCGTCAGCCTCACGGACGGCTGGTCGCGGCAACGGAAGTAGCCGCAGCAATCGGATACCTCGCAAGCCCGCTCAACGGTTCCGCGGTCGGCGTCTCGCTTGCTGTCGACGGCGGGATGGGCGGCCTGCGGCTGCGTTCAAAGTAA
- a CDS encoding amidohydrolase family protein yields the protein MNIVDSHLHFWDPSVLDYPWLESAPRLNRAYVPTDLDTGSVGVGRIVFVEGDCSPQQSIAEVDWVSGMADVGPRLGGIVAFAPVESGLRLATHLGSLRQRPLVKGVRRLFQQESPSFITDQATVAGGRAVAESGLTFDACVRHDQLPALAAFARVLPELRIVLDHMGKPPISSGELSPWRANLKRLGALPNVFLKLSGAAPEADPDRDLRSQVMPFLATALETFGAERCMFGSDWPVSPAARSSDNGGDSYGEWADIVLNQALEGATAAELAAVAHDTATKFYQLDQ from the coding sequence ATGAACATTGTTGATTCCCATCTGCACTTTTGGGATCCATCGGTACTGGACTACCCCTGGTTGGAGAGCGCGCCACGACTTAATAGGGCGTACGTGCCTACCGACCTGGACACCGGGAGCGTGGGTGTCGGCCGGATTGTTTTTGTAGAAGGCGACTGCTCACCCCAGCAGAGCATCGCGGAAGTTGACTGGGTCAGCGGAATGGCCGACGTCGGGCCTCGGCTCGGCGGCATCGTTGCTTTTGCGCCCGTTGAATCCGGCCTCAGGCTCGCCACGCACCTCGGGTCGCTGCGGCAACGGCCGCTTGTGAAGGGTGTGCGCAGGCTCTTTCAACAAGAGTCGCCGTCGTTCATTACCGATCAGGCTACGGTCGCAGGTGGACGGGCGGTGGCCGAATCAGGGCTGACCTTTGACGCCTGTGTTCGGCACGATCAGCTGCCGGCTTTGGCAGCCTTCGCCCGAGTTCTTCCTGAGTTGCGGATCGTCCTCGATCACATGGGTAAACCGCCTATTTCTTCCGGCGAACTTTCGCCCTGGCGTGCCAATCTCAAGCGGCTGGGCGCATTACCCAATGTCTTCCTTAAGCTCTCCGGTGCCGCCCCGGAAGCCGATCCGGACAGGGACCTCCGCAGTCAGGTCATGCCGTTCCTAGCGACGGCACTTGAGACCTTCGGGGCAGAGAGATGCATGTTCGGCAGCGATTGGCCCGTATCCCCCGCCGCCCGGTCCTCGGATAACGGCGGTGACAGCTACGGCGAATGGGCCGACATCGTCCTGAATCAGGCTCTCGAAGGCGCCACAGCGGCAGAACTGGCCGCCGTCGCACACGACACGGCCACAAAGTTTTACCAACTCGATCAGTGA